TGAATATTCAGTTGCATGAACTTGTCCACCAGTAAATTTGTAAATCAGCCAGCTATCGATTGTTCCGAATAATAGGCTGCCATTCTCCGCTTTTTCCCTTGCTCCCGGAACAGAATCTAAGATCCATTTCATCTTTGCCGCAGAGTAGTAAGGCGAAAGAACGAGTCCTGTTTTTTTCATTATTGTATCGCCAAAATCCTGTTCTAAGATTTCATTGCAAATTTCAGTTGCGCGGTTATCTTGCCATACAATTGAATTTGAAACAGGCAATCCGGTACTTTTATCCCATGCGACAACAGTTTCTCTTTGATTCGATATTGAAGCAGCTGAAATATCGGCTTCATTAATGTGACTTTCTTTTATTACAGAGTCTATCGCAGCAACGGTATTATTAAAGATTTCCATAGCGTCGTGTTCAACCCATCCGGGATGCGGGTAAAACTGTTTATGAGGCACACTTACGCGGTGAACATATCTTCCCCTATTATCGAATAGTAAAACTTTTGTTCCCGACGTACCCTGATCAATGCTTAAAATGAATTTGCTCATTTCTATACCCTCTTGGTCTACACATTTAAAAGCCTTTTTGCTTGAGATACTATTCCGTCACTATTAAGCCCGTAATATTCGAATAATTCTTTAGAATTGCCTGATACGAGTGACTCGTCCGGGAATCCCAAAATCTTCATTGGCACATGTTTGTTCTGAATCAGGACGTGGGCGACTGCTTCACCAAGTCCTCCATTTAGGCTGTGTTCTTCTGCAGTTAAAATCGCTCCGCATTCTTCAGCAGCCTGTAATATCACGCTTTCATCTAAAGGTTTAATCGTATGCATATCAATAACGCGAGCATTTTTATTATCTTTACTTAAAATTTCAGCCGCTCTTACAGCTTCGATAACCGTTTCGCCGGTGGCTATTATCGCTATATCTTTTCCATCTTTCAAAACATTTGCTTTTCCAATAACGAATGGGCAATAACCATCAGAATATACACTTTCAACTGGTCCCCTGCCCATTCTGACATATACGGGTCCATCAAAATCAACTAAAGCCTTTGTCATTTCCCTTGTTTGAAATTTGTCAGAAGGGAGAATAATTGTTATGCCGGGTATCGCCCTCATAACTGCGATGTCCTGAAGCGAATGATGAGACATTCCAAGAGCTCCGTAACTTATACCACCACTTATGCCTATAACTTTAACATTCGTATGGCTGTAGGCAACATCGACCTTAATCTGATCAAGGCTTCTTGTTGATAAAAAGCTTGCGGGAGCGCATACATAAGGCTTTTTGCCACAGGTTGCAAGGCCTGCTGATATGCCGACGGCATCCTGTTCAGCAATGCCGCATTCCACAAACTGGCGGGGCAGCTGATCTGCAAAATCTCCGAGCGTTACAGATCCACGCGAATCAGTTGCAACTGCAATTATATTTCTATCCTTTTTTGCAAGTTCAAGAAGTGTATCAGTAAAGCTTTTTCTGTTGGGTACCTTTTCCATTACATCAACTCCTTCAACTGGCAGTCCAGCTCTTCTAAAGCCACTTTGAGTTGCTCTTCAGTCGGAACGCCATGATGCCATTTAGCAACGTTTTCCATAAAGGAAACGCCTTTGCCCTTAATAGTGTTAGCTATTATAAGATGAGGCTTTCCGTTTTTAGTACATACAGAATCATAAGCTTTAATTATTTCATCCATATTATTGCCGTTAATCTGCTGCACATCCCAGCCGAATGCGGTCCATTTTGCAGAAAAATCCTCAAGCTTCATAACATCTTCGGTATTTCCGCTTATCTGAAGATGGTTCCTATCAACAATTCCCACAATGTTGTCTAACTTATAATTTGACGCAGCCATAGCAGCTTCCCAAATAGAACCTTCAGCCTGCTCACCATCACCCATTAAAACGTACACTTTGTTATCCTTATTATCCATTTTAAAAGCAATAGCCATACCGACGCCTACAGGCAATCCGTGCCCAAGTGAACCGGTATTCATTTCTACACCTGGCACCTTTGTGCTGGGGTGTCCGATCAATCTTGATTTGAATTTGCTGAATGTCTTCAGTTCCTCTTTAGGAAAATATCCGCAGTCTGCCAAAATCGTATAATAACCTTCTACACTATGACCCTTACTAAGCAAAAAACGGTCTCTTTCATCCCACAAAGGGTTTTTAGGGTCATGCTTCATTTTATAGTAGAACAAACCTACCAGAAGATCGGTCGAGGAAAGCGCCCCTCCTGTGTGACCAGTTCCACCAATATAAATCGTCTGAAGCAATTCTTTGCGTACCGCTATTGCTTTAGCTTGAAGTTCTTTAATGTTAGGCATTATTTTTTTCTCCATAAAATTAATTATTACGTACTTAACTATCAAATACTTTATGAAGCATATCCATCGATTGCTTCATGCCACTGTAAACAGCTTCATCAGAATCTTCGAATATTGTCACAACTTCAAGATATTGAACAATATGCTCCATATCACAATTTTTCGTAACTTCTTTTACTACCCCAGTTGAAAGAATCCCAGGTTTAGTGAAATCCCAGTGTCTATCCCATTGTCCATCCGTCTGCTGAAGATGAATGGCAGAAACATAAAGTGAACAAGATTTAAGCCACAATTCCATATCCGCCTTTTCCTTAAGCAAGGGCTTAAACAATGCATGTCCCCAATCTATTAACAACCGTACCGGTATATCGGTTTTCCCTTCTAAATCCTCCATAAGCTTTACTGACGTTTCCGGATCATGAGGAAATTCGGTTATTAAGGGAGTTGCTTCAATCTGAATTTCTTTAAGCCCTTTTTCTTTGCCATATGCCGCAAGTTTTTTAATATAATCTAGCGCCGTCTCATACAGCCTTTGCCTTGTACTGTTGTCTCTGGCGTCTTCATATGACATTCCTCCAATAGGGGTTCCCATCACTTCAACACCCATAACCCTTGTTAAGTCGATCGCTCTTTTAAAAAACTGAAAGGATATCTCCCTTTGTAATTCTGACGGAGCAAGAAGCGGAGCATAGTATACGAAGCGACACCGCCAAAAGTGGATTTGATTTCTAGCCCCTCATTTTCAAAGGCTTCCTTAAATTGTACTGCAAGTCTATTTCTAGGTTCATCCGGCCACCATGGGTCTATTAAATCCCACGTAAATTGCACTCTGCTTATATTAAAATCTTCTTTGCACATCTTGGCAAGCAGATGAGGTTTTAACCAGCGCTTAGTTGCAAAGGAAAGATTCAATCCGAGTTCCATCCTATTCTCCTAAATTAAGCAGTTATTCCCCCGTTATTAACAGCAATTATTCTAACCGGGCAAGCCTCAATCCCCTCAATAGGCAACGGAAGTATAAATACTAGGGCACGACCGTTCTCAAGCTTAGATAGATTGGTCAAAGACTCAACTATAGCTACTCCGCGTTTAAAGCAGGCCGTATGATTAGGCTGATCCTCAATATGGGGATTTTCGATAGAGGTAGCGTCTGACCCTACAACTTTTATCTTCTTATTATCCAGAAGCCACTCTAGAGCATCACATTCAAAATACGGGAAAGGCTCCCAATCTTCGGTCCTCCACTTTTTATCTAAATCTGTACGGATAAAAACTATATCTCCTTCTTTTACCTGATCAGCCTTTGCTTTAATTTCATCAAGCGTTATGCTGTCGCCAGCCTTTTTGTTTGTAAAATCAAGTACAACTGCTTCGCCTATAGTTTTACTCAGCGGAAAATGCATAGCATCGTCTCCGCCCTTCCAGTGATGAAGTGGGAATTCAATATGAGTTCCACAATGAGTCGAAAATGCTACGTCAGCCGCAACATACCACACACCTGGGCTATGCGGCTCACCTCTTTCCCCTAATGCATCAACATCAAACAGATGAACTTTCAGATCAAACGGTTCTTTTCCGGGCAACATTTCGTGGCTTAATTCAACAACTTTTTCGAAATTAATATTCATTATTTTTCCCCTTCATTTACTAGTTTACTCTGGACTGTTATACTTCTTTATTACGTATAGCTTTTATTCTATCTATTGCAATAGCAATAAGAATTACTATACCTGTAATAACCTGCTCCCAATAAGGAGAGATTGCAAGTATTACGATCGCATTAGAAACTACGCCCATAAAGATGCCGCCAACGATGGCGCCAAGAATTCCTCCGCGTCCTCCTGCGAGTGATGTGCCACCGATGCAGGCGGCGGTTACAGATGGCATAACCCAAGCAGCACCAACGCTGGGCTGAGCTGTTCCAAGCCTGCAAGTGATTAATATCCCCGCTATTGCTGCCATTACTGCTGAGATACCATATACAAGGATGG
Above is a genomic segment from Bacillota bacterium containing:
- a CDS encoding transketolase C-terminal domain-containing protein, giving the protein MEKVPNRKSFTDTLLELAKKDRNIIAVATDSRGSVTLGDFADQLPRQFVECGIAEQDAVGISAGLATCGKKPYVCAPASFLSTRSLDQIKVDVAYSHTNVKVIGISGGISYGALGMSHHSLQDIAVMRAIPGITIILPSDKFQTREMTKALVDFDGPVYVRMGRGPVESVYSDGYCPFVIGKANVLKDGKDIAIIATGETVIEAVRAAEILSKDNKNARVIDMHTIKPLDESVILQAAEECGAILTAEEHSLNGGLGEAVAHVLIQNKHVPMKILGFPDESLVSGNSKELFEYYGLNSDGIVSQAKRLLNV
- a CDS encoding transketolase, translated to MPNIKELQAKAIAVRKELLQTIYIGGTGHTGGALSSTDLLVGLFYYKMKHDPKNPLWDERDRFLLSKGHSVEGYYTILADCGYFPKEELKTFSKFKSRLIGHPSTKVPGVEMNTGSLGHGLPVGVGMAIAFKMDNKDNKVYVLMGDGEQAEGSIWEAAMAASNYKLDNIVGIVDRNHLQISGNTEDVMKLEDFSAKWTAFGWDVQQINGNNMDEIIKAYDSVCTKNGKPHLIIANTIKGKGVSFMENVAKWHHGVPTEEQLKVALEELDCQLKELM
- a CDS encoding TIM barrel protein, which produces MSFQFFKRAIDLTRVMGVEVMGTPIGGMSYEDARDNSTRQRLYETALDYIKKLAAYGKEKGLKEIQIEATPLITEFPHDPETSVKLMEDLEGKTDIPVRLLIDWGHALFKPLLKEKADMELWLKSCSLYVSAIHLQQTDGQWDRHWDFTKPGILSTGVVKEVTKNCDMEHIVQYLEVVTIFEDSDEAVYSGMKQSMDMLHKVFDS
- a CDS encoding cyclase family protein; amino-acid sequence: MNINFEKVVELSHEMLPGKEPFDLKVHLFDVDALGERGEPHSPGVWYVAADVAFSTHCGTHIEFPLHHWKGGDDAMHFPLSKTIGEAVVLDFTNKKAGDSITLDEIKAKADQVKEGDIVFIRTDLDKKWRTEDWEPFPYFECDALEWLLDNKKIKVVGSDATSIENPHIEDQPNHTACFKRGVAIVESLTNLSKLENGRALVFILPLPIEGIEACPVRIIAVNNGGITA